A window of Panicum virgatum strain AP13 chromosome 8K, P.virgatum_v5, whole genome shotgun sequence contains these coding sequences:
- the LOC120645728 gene encoding uncharacterized protein LOC120645728, translating to MAIKRRPPKPPWSPCSTSSSRWSATLASAWTEIFAVRQETRLISASVKNVQTQILDKQGRFDTHDASSSGKPAAPGHKLRFRKYDGSDVPITWLHKGEQFFRAYGTPEHLKVPMASFYLDGADGQWYYRLEKNQGVPSWSQFVDGFNRRFGPPLRSNPLGELTQLRRTSTVDDYQEQFLLLLARCEDVTELQQIAIFTAGLQQPLSTDVEMQKPATLEDAMALARVFERRKHVTTELSAGGGRTTSCSAQRASVSSSWSTPATPTTGSTLALPVAAPKPPSPTDGCFKCLSPEGSTTWNLKGCASTAPRNSRRNTPRSAPAKGSTTWNLTTVMQRRTPKRRTTSPSRCTPSQASARVPLYNSGAATRGATMVALIDSGSTHSFISDAMALRVGLVPTPRPGLSVGVANGDRVPIASVCRGVSMTVEDEQFSADFYVLPLEGYDLILGCDWLHSLGPVVWDLSKLSMMFWRHDHQVRWIGVHATLSPCLAVTQAIKPLMALLAEFDDLFATPSGLPPPRQLDHRIHLLPNTPPVAVRPYRYAQMLKDEIEAQCQAMLEQGIIRASTSAFSSPVLLVRKRDGSWRFCVDYRALNSKTVRDKFLIPIVEELLDELKDAVFFTKLDLRSGYHQVRMHPDDIAKTPFRTHHGHFELLVMPFGLTNAPSTFQALMNEVLRPFLRRCVLIFDDILIFSRTETEHL from the coding sequence ATGGCGATCAAACGCCGGCCACCCAAGCCTCCATGGAGTCCATGTTCGACAAGCTCGTCAAGATGGTCGGCGACCTTGGCAAGCGCATGGACAGAGATCTTTGCCGTTCGCCAAGAAACACGTCTCATCTCCGCGTCTGTGAAGAACGTGCAGACCCAGATCCTGGACAAACAGGGTCGCTTCGACACCCACGATGCATCCTCGTCCGGCAAGCCGGCGGCCCCTGGCCACAAGCTGCGCTTCCGAAAGTATGACGGCAGCGACGTTCCCATCACGTGGCTGCACAAAGGCGAGCAGTTCTTCCGCGCCTACGGCACACCGGAACACCTCAAGGTTCCGATGGCATCCTTCTATCTCGACGGCGCCGACGGCCAATGGTACTATCGTCTGGAGAAAAACCAGGGCGTTCCGTCCTGGAGTCAGTTCGTCGACGGCTTCAACCGGAGGTTCGGGCCCCCACTGCGTAGCAACCCCTTGGGTGAGCTGACACAACTCCGCCGTACCTCCACGGTCGACGATTACCAGGAGCAATTCCTCCTGCTCCTGGCTCGCTGCGAGGATGTCACGGAGCTGCAACAGATAGCCATCTTCACGGCGGGACTCCAGCAGCCCCTCAGCACGGACGTTGAGATGCAGAAGCCGGCAACACTAGAGGACGCCATGGCTCTAGCCCGTGTGTTCGAGCGTCGCAAACACGTGACCACGGAGCTGTCCGCCGGTGGAGGCCGTACGACGTCGTGTTCCGCTCAGCGCGCATCGGTTTCCTCGTCGTGGTCCACGCCGGCAACACCCACCACGGGCTCTACATTAGCACTGCCCGTGGCCGCGCCCAAACCTCCATCACCGACGGACGGCTGTTTCAAGTGCCTCTCACCGGAGGGATCTACTACTTGGAACTTGAAGGGCTGTGCTTCAACTGCCCCAAGAAATTCTCGAAGGAACACGCCAAGGTCTGCTCCGGCAAAGGGATCTACTACCTGGAACTTGACGACGGTGATGCAGCGGAGGACACCGAAGCGGAGGACGACGTCACCATCTCGGTGCACGCCGTCACAGGCATCCGCACGAGTTCCACTCTACAACTCCGGAGCAGCGACCCGCGGCGCCACCATGGTCGCGTTGATCGACTCCGGGTCGACGCACTCCTTCATCTCCGACGCCATGGCCCTTCGTGTCGGCCTCGTTCCCACCCCACGGCCGGGTCTCTCAGTGGGCGTCGCGAACGGCGATCGTGTGCCCATTGCCAGCGTCTGTCGTGGCGTGTCCATGACCGTTGAGGACGAACAGTTCTCGGCCGACTTCTACGTCCTCCCGCTGGAAGGCTACGACCTCATCTTGGGCTGCGATTGGTTGCACTCCCTGGGACCCGTTGTTTGGGACCTATCCAAGCTCTCTATGATGTTCTGGCGCCATGATCATCAAGTGCGCTGGATAGGAGTGCACGCCACACTATCGCCATGCCTGGCGGTAACGCAGGCCATCAAACCCCTGATGGCCCTCCTCGCTGAGTTCGACGACTTGTTCGCAACGCCGTCCGGCTTGCCGCCGCCTCGACAACTGGATCACCGGATCCATTTGCTGCCCAACACCCCTCCGGTGGCCGTCAGACCATACCGGTACGCCCAAATGCTCAAAGATGAAATCGAAGCACAATGTCAAGCAATGCTGGAGCAAGGGATTATTAGGGCCAGCACCTCGGCGTTCTCGTCGCCGGTGTTGCTGGTTCGCAAACGCGATGGCTCTTGGCGCTTCTGTGTCGATTACAGAGCGCTCAACAGCAAGACGGTCCGGGACAAGTTTCTAATTCCGATCGTGGAGGAACTCTTGGACGAGCTTAAGGATGCCGTGTTCTTCACAAAGCTTGATCTACGCAGCGGGTACCATCAGGTCAGAATGCATCCAGATGACATTGCCAAAACGCCGTTCCGAACTCACCATGGGCACTTTGAGCTCCTAGTGATGCCGTTCGGCCTCACCAACGCGCCATCGACGTTCCAAGCCCTCATGAATGAGGTGTTGCGGCCGTTCCTCCGCCGGTGTGTATTGATCTTCGACGACATTCTCATCTTTAGCCGCACCGAGACAGAACACCTGTAG
- the LOC120644680 gene encoding cell division cycle-associated protein 7-like isoform X2 encodes MATGGVPAAGPSPAPAEAPGSPVSPLEAAGADYERVRAARIRENMERMRKLGILDLAHNLTSSSLAAAAGGGTGRGRARQKPVEPGSPGAPPPKPKLARRSLRLKNVEPVSYCEIQPKKERDPQGVRTELLEEGAKEEIYTEEHEKLLGTCNTPWTLFVDGCDKDGKRIYDQVRGQTCHQCRQKTLGHHTSCCKCQIVQGQFCGDCLYMRYGENVLEAKKNPSWICPVCRGICNCSICRTKKGWFPTGSAYRKVVRLGYNSVAHYLIATQRASANPEDSSSADFSNKQLPDKSETSCVSDHDATAAKESLEDGETSSKAKQSKANCRQVKNSDGDKDDSRSESAVTSDAHIDQANNNVGCVTPSSKPTSRKRKYERSPDCIARRLRSRSNKP; translated from the exons ATGGCAACTGGCGGCGTCCCCGCGGCGggcccctcgccggcgccggcggaggcccCGGGAAGCCCGGTGTCCCCGCTcgaggcggcgggggcggactATGAGCGGGTGCGGGCCGCGCGGATCCGGGAGAACATGGAACGGATGCGGAAGCTCGGCATCCTCGACCTCGCGCACAACCTCACcagctcctccctcgccgccgccgccggcgggggcacCGGCAGGGGGAGGGCGCGGCAGAAGCCCGTGGAACCGGGGTCccccggggcgccgccgcccaagcccAAGCTCGCGCGGCGGTCGCTCAG GCTGAAGAACGTGGAACCAGTCAGCTATTGTGAAATTCAGCCCAAGAAGGAGAGAGATCCTCAAGGTGTTAGAACTGAGTTGCTAGAGGAAGGAGCCAAGGAAGAAATATACACTGAGGAGCACGAGAAGCTTTTGGGTACATGTAATACTCCTTGGACTCTCTTTGTCGATGGTTGTGACAAAGATGGTAAGCGCATCTATGATCAAGTGAGGGGCCAGACCTGTCATCAGTGCCG GCAGAAGACTCTTGGTCATCACACAAGCTGCTGCAAATGCCAGATTGTCCAAGGGCAGTTCTGTGGAGATTGTTTGTACATGAG GTATGGCGAGAATGTGCTAGAAGCTAAGAAGAATCCCAGCTGGATATGTCCCGTTTGCCGTGGCATTTGTAATTGCAGTATATGCAGAACTAAGAAAGGATGGTTCCCTACTGGTTCTGCGTATAGGAAG GTTGTCAGACTTGGGTACAATTCTGTGGCTCACTATCTAATTGCAACACAGCGAGCATCAGCTAACCCAGAGGATTCAAGCTCAGCTGACTTCTCAAACAAGCAGCTTCCTGACAAATCAGAAACCTCATGTGTTTCTGACCATGATGCTACAGCTGCCAAGGAGAGCTTAGAGGATGGAGAAACGAGTAGCAAAGCTAAGCAGAGCAAAGCAAATTGCCGCCAAGTGAAGAACTCTGATGGCGACAAGGACGATAGCAGAAGCGAGTCCGCGGTGACATCTGATGCTCACATTGATCAGGCCAATAATAATGTTGGATGTGTCACTCCATCGTCTAAGCCAACTTCAAGGAAGAGGAAGTACGAACGAAGCCCAGACTGCATTGCAAGGAG GCTGCGATCCCGGTCCAACAAGCCATGA
- the LOC120644680 gene encoding cell division cycle-associated protein 7-like isoform X1, giving the protein MATGGVPAAGPSPAPAEAPGSPVSPLEAAGADYERVRAARIRENMERMRKLGILDLAHNLTSSSLAAAAGGGTGRGRARQKPVEPGSPGAPPPKPKLARRSLRLKNVEPVSYCEIQPKKERDPQGVRTELLEEGAKEEIYTEEHEKLLGTCNTPWTLFVDGCDKDGKRIYDQVRGQTCHQCRQKTLGHHTSCCKCQIVQGQFCGDCLYMRYGENVLEAKKNPSWICPVCRGICNCSICRTKKGWFPTGSAYRKVVRLGYNSVAHYLIATQRASANPEDSSSADFSNKQLPDKSETSCVSDHDATAAKESLEDGETSSKAKQSKANCRQVKNSDGDKDDSRSESAVTSDAHIDQANNNVGCVTPSSKPTSRKRKYERSPDCIARRLRSPDCIARRLRSRSNKP; this is encoded by the exons ATGGCAACTGGCGGCGTCCCCGCGGCGggcccctcgccggcgccggcggaggcccCGGGAAGCCCGGTGTCCCCGCTcgaggcggcgggggcggactATGAGCGGGTGCGGGCCGCGCGGATCCGGGAGAACATGGAACGGATGCGGAAGCTCGGCATCCTCGACCTCGCGCACAACCTCACcagctcctccctcgccgccgccgccggcgggggcacCGGCAGGGGGAGGGCGCGGCAGAAGCCCGTGGAACCGGGGTCccccggggcgccgccgcccaagcccAAGCTCGCGCGGCGGTCGCTCAG GCTGAAGAACGTGGAACCAGTCAGCTATTGTGAAATTCAGCCCAAGAAGGAGAGAGATCCTCAAGGTGTTAGAACTGAGTTGCTAGAGGAAGGAGCCAAGGAAGAAATATACACTGAGGAGCACGAGAAGCTTTTGGGTACATGTAATACTCCTTGGACTCTCTTTGTCGATGGTTGTGACAAAGATGGTAAGCGCATCTATGATCAAGTGAGGGGCCAGACCTGTCATCAGTGCCG GCAGAAGACTCTTGGTCATCACACAAGCTGCTGCAAATGCCAGATTGTCCAAGGGCAGTTCTGTGGAGATTGTTTGTACATGAG GTATGGCGAGAATGTGCTAGAAGCTAAGAAGAATCCCAGCTGGATATGTCCCGTTTGCCGTGGCATTTGTAATTGCAGTATATGCAGAACTAAGAAAGGATGGTTCCCTACTGGTTCTGCGTATAGGAAG GTTGTCAGACTTGGGTACAATTCTGTGGCTCACTATCTAATTGCAACACAGCGAGCATCAGCTAACCCAGAGGATTCAAGCTCAGCTGACTTCTCAAACAAGCAGCTTCCTGACAAATCAGAAACCTCATGTGTTTCTGACCATGATGCTACAGCTGCCAAGGAGAGCTTAGAGGATGGAGAAACGAGTAGCAAAGCTAAGCAGAGCAAAGCAAATTGCCGCCAAGTGAAGAACTCTGATGGCGACAAGGACGATAGCAGAAGCGAGTCCGCGGTGACATCTGATGCTCACATTGATCAGGCCAATAATAATGTTGGATGTGTCACTCCATCGTCTAAGCCAACTTCAAGGAAGAGGAAGTACGAACGAAGCCCAGACTGCATTGCAAGGAGGCTGCGAAGCCCAGACTGCATTGCAAGGAGGCTGCGATCCCGGTCCAACAAGCCATGA